In Primulina eburnea isolate SZY01 chromosome 3, ASM2296580v1, whole genome shotgun sequence, one DNA window encodes the following:
- the LOC140826463 gene encoding formin-like protein 6, whose product MRVYYMCNFLVFSLVVSFMLQLITGAEPKIQNFVNEEKTRRILHQPLFPSNSETPPPSPPPPPPTSQDSPDQDQPFFHELPTGPTLDQGGSAGQKPPSTLANTTPVSIPVYAKPTNSAKKIGVAVSSGILTLVMVSALVFYLFKQRSNQTDDSRKLVNGNSRFTNEESRMPPSTFLYIGTVEPSARSLVNETANDDANGSPYQKLKPGKRPERYRPSPELQPLPPLTKPPLPPSINSPPPMSSSDDESNDTNFYTPQGSSMSNESPGSRHNHRNNNMSQLNQTRPETRIANTSVPHSKRTSPKSRLSAASPDTKPAMMQSIKQSFIPSETSSLGPSQPSKTLAFTPKREAGKFSPPPLPPDMARFQSISSYEQETSKIPIPPPPPPPPQPFPAPRKFGSVETNVPLQVLKLATRLHLKSPSPKATPRSEKITSFEEGKGSCSSEKLGADEKDESKPKLKPLHWDKMRTTSNRDTVWDHLKSSSFQLNEDAMESLFGFNIANSVPKEGRKLVIPSLDQENRVLDPKKSQNIAILLRALNVTREEVCEALLDGNPEGLGPELLETLVKMAPTKEEEIKLKNYKDEGFKLGSAERFLKSILSIPFAFKRVEAMLYRANFDAEVNYLHKSFQTLEEASEELKNSRLFLKLLEAVLRTGNRMNDGTNRGDARAFKLDTLLKLVDIKGTDGKTTLLHFVVQEIIRSEGAAPDTTSENLPIETTFQEEEFKKKGLHVVSGLSKELGSVKKAAGMDSDVLSSYVSKLETGLEKVRLVLQHEKQNLQGKFCDSMKKFLDEATEEIHRVKSEERKALSLVSEVTEYFHGDAAKEAHPLRIFLIVRDFLSILDNVCKDVGRMQDRPTMGAGKSFRIPVTAPMPVLNRYNMRRYDRSSDEDSM is encoded by the exons ATGAGAGTCTATTATATGTGCAATTTCTTGGTTTTCTCATTAGTTGTCTCTTTTATGCTCCAGTTGATCACAGGGGCAGAACCCAAGATTCAAAATTTCGTTAATGAAGAGAAAACCAGGAGAATTCTGCACCAACCATTGTTTCCTTCCAATTCAGAAACGCCGCCGCCGTCGCCGCCTCCACCACCACCGACAAGCCAGGATTCACCAGACCAAGACCAGCCATTCTTCCATGAACTCCCAACTGGTCCAACGCTGGATCAGGGCGGCAGTGCCGGCCAGAAGCCGCCATCAACTTTAGCCAACACGACGCCGGTGTCTATTCCAGTTTACGCAAAGCCAACCAATTCTGCCAAGAAAATTGGAGTAGCAGTCTCATCAGGAATTCTAACTCTGGTAATGGTATCTGCGCTCGTCTTCTATTTATTCAAGCAGCGTTCGAATCAGACTGATGACTCCCGGAAGCTTGTTAATGGGAATTCAAGATTCACCAATGAAGAATCAAGAATGCCACCATCTACTTTCCTCTACATTGGGACAGTGGAGCCATCTGCGAGAAGTTTGGTAAATGAAACCGCTAATGATGATGCGAATGGCTCACCATATCAAAAACTGAAACCCGGAAAAAGACCCGAACGGTACCGGCCTAGTCCCGAGCTTCAGCCGCTTCCACCTTTAACCAAGCCGCCGCTGCCGCCGAGTATAAATTCACCTCCACCGATGTCTTCATCAGATGATGAGAGCAACGACACCAATTTTTACACCCCACAAGGATCATCTATGAGCAACGAGTCTCCCGGTTCACGCCACAACCACCGGAATAACAATATGAGCCAATTAAACCAGACTAGACCAGAAACTCGTATTGCTAATACTTCAGTCCCCCATTCCAAGCGAACATCACCGAAATCTCGTTTATCAGCAGCATCCCCAGACACAAAGCCCGCGATGATGCAGTCAATAAAGCAATCTTTTATACCATCGGAAACTTCTTCCTTGGGGCCATCGCAGCCCAGTAAAACATTGGCATTTACTCCTAAAAGGGAAGCAGGAAAATTCTCACCACCACCTCTACCACCGGATATGGCACGGTTTCAATCAATAAGCAGTTATGAGCAAGAAACATCTAAAATACCAATTCCACCTCCGCCGCCTCCCCCTCCCCAGCCTTTCCCAGCACCAAGAAAATTCGGATCCGTGGAAACAAATGTGCCTTTACAAGTCCTCAAACTGGCCACAAGGCTACACTTGAAGAGTCCCAGTCCGAAAGCAACCCCAAGAAGTGAAAAAATAACCTCCTTTGAAGAGGGCAAAGGTTCCTGTTCATCAGAGAAACTTGGTGCCGATGAAAAAGATGAGTCGAAGCCCAAGTTAAAGCCTTTGCATTGGGACAAAATGCGAACCACCTCGAACAGAGACACCGTTTGGGACCATTTAAAGTCAAGTTCATTCCA GTTGAATGAGGACGCGATGGAATCCCTTTTCGGATTTAATATTGCTAATTCAGTTCCTAAAGAGGGCAGGAAGTTGGTGATCCCTTCTTTGGATCAGGAGAACAGAGTGCTGGATCCAAAGAAATCCCAAAACATTGCCATTTTATTGCGGGCATTGAACGTGACAAGGGAAGAAGTTTGTGAAGCACTTTTAGATG GAAATCCAGAGGGATTGGGTCCAGAGCTTTTGGAGACATTAGTGAAGATGGCGCCAACCAAAGAGGAGGAAATAAAACTTAAAAACTACAAGGATGAAGGCTTTAAGTTAGGATCCGCAGAGAGATTCCTCAAGTCAATACTCTCTATCCCATTTGCCTTTAAAAGAGTAGAAGCCATGCTATATAGAGCAAACTTTGATGCAGAAGTTAATTACTTGCACAAATCTTTTCAAACCCTAGAG GAGGCAAGTGAGGAATTGAAGAATAGCCGCCTATTTCTTAAGCTGCTTGAAGCTGTTTTGAGGACAGGAAACCGAATGAATGATGGCACTAATCGTGGTGATGCCCGGGCTTTTAAACTAGACACTCTATTAAAATTAGTGGACATAAAGGGAACAGACGGGAAAACAACCTTACTTCACTTTGTCGTCCAAGAGATAATCAGGTCCGAAGGAGCAGCTCCCGACACAACCAGTGAAAATCTGCCAATCGAAACCACTTTTCAAGAAGAAGAGTTCAAGAAAAAAGGATTGCATGTCGTATCCGGCTTGAGTAAAGAATTGGGAAGTGTTAAAAAGGCAGCAGGAATGGACTCGGATGTATTGAGCAGCTACGTCTCCAAACTTGAAACGGGACTTGAGAAGGTTAGATTGGTTCTTCAACACGAGAAACAGAACCTGCAAGGTAAATTCTGTGATTCCATGAAAAAGTTTCTTGATGAAGCTACTGAGGAAATACACCGGGTTAAGTCCGAAGAAAGAAAAGCCTTGTCCCTCGTGAGTGAGGTAACCGAGTATTTCCACGGAGATGCTGCGAAAGAGGCCCATCCACTAAGGATTTTCTTGATCGTacgagattttctctccatatTAGACAATGTATGCAAAGATGTAGGCAGAATGCAGGATAGACCTACAATGGGCGCGGGGAAATCATTCAGAATACCTGTAACTGCACCAATGCCAGTACTTAACAGATACAACATGCGACGGTACGATAGAAGTTCTGATGAAGATAGCATGTGA
- the LOC140828252 gene encoding reticulon-like protein B13 has translation MAASPESQPAPPITQHQENPDWLRDIVLWRRKDAGILLLVAATVTWVAMEIYGFTFITLVSWLAMAIVVCLFAWGNLNRLFNREGTPDLSRLEISEQTTVETATLCHQRINEAIRTVLHMGAANEWFLFAGVVASFYALSLVGSYLDLLTICYIGILGGLTLPLTYVKNEEKINEYAEKLRIKSERLYFMLREKLQKMINKLTGKQKEPIKEQKTE, from the exons ATGGCCGCTTCACCGGAATCTCAGCCTGCTCCACCAATAACCCAGCACCAAGAAAATCCAG ATTGGCTGAGGGATATAGTGTTATGGAGAAGAAAGGATGCCGGTATTTTACTCCTTGTGGCGGCAACAGTTACATGGGTGGCGATGGAGATATATGGCTTTACGTTTATCACTTTGGTTTCTTGGCTGGCTATGGCGATTGTCGTGTGTTTGTTTGCTTGGGGGAATCTTAATCGTCTCTTCAATAG AGAGGGTACTCCAGACTTGTCAAGATTGGAAATCAGCGAGCAGACGACAGTAGAGACAGCCACTTTATGCCATCAGCGGATCAATGAAGCGATTCGAACGGTACTTCACATGGGCGCCGCGAATGAATGGTTTTTGTTCGCCGGAGTTGTGGCTTCTTTCTATGCACTTTCCTTGGTGGGAAGCTACTTAGATTTACTTACAATCTGCTACATAG GCATTTTGGGAGGATTGACATTGCCTTTGACATATGTGAAAAACGAGGAGAAGATAAATGAGTATGCTGAGAAGTTGAGGATAAAATCTGAGAGGTTGTATTTCATGTTAAGGGAAAAGCTCCAGAAAATGATCAATAAGTTGACAGGGAAACAGAAAGAACCAATTAAGGAGCAGAAGACGGAGTAG
- the LOC140826462 gene encoding phototropic-responsive NPH3 family protein NPY4-like produces MKFMKLGSKPDQFQTDGDNIRYVATELATDIVVSVGDFKFHLHKFPLLSKSSHLQKLVSSTSDETNDEIDVHDIPGGPAAFEICVKFCYGMVVTLNAYNVVSARCAAEYLEMFEIVEKGNLVYKIDVFLTSSIFRSWKDSIIVLQTTKSLLPWSEELKIVNHCLDSIANRASTNPSKVDFSYDFNRKKLLSENEITLHWNGVKKQQTVPKDWWVEDLCELHIDLYKRVITIIKAKGRISAEGIGESLKHYILRRVPGFNKGVIQGGDALKCRYLVDTIIWLLPLEKNSISCGFLLKLLHMSLELNCGETGRCELMQRIACQLEEASVADFLVCSPSGERTTYDINVVHELVEKFLMLEHSSQSHFTSDHGYPETFTGCNSDASKMKVARLVDGYLAEAAKDSSLSLSRFVNLFEIVSSFPRSTHDGIYRAIDIFMKEHPGLSKSEKKNICRLMDCKKLSADACAHAVQNERLPLRVVVQVLFFDQTRAAAAASGGSSTPDLPGSSRTLLPGESYESSSRSATTNTDEDWDGDQMTKELKALKEPGTKVGQVTVQMQKNLLPRR; encoded by the exons ATGAAGTTTATGAAGCTTGGATCCAAGCCTGATCAGTTTCAGACAGATGGGGACAATATCAG GTATGTGGCTACAGAATTGGCTACTGATATTGTCGTTAGTGTTGGAGATTTCAAGTTCCATCTCCACAAG TTTCCTCTTCTTTCCAAGAGTTCTCACCTTCAGAAGCTCGTATCCAGTACAAGCGATGAAACAAATGATGAAATTGACGTCCATGATATTCCAGGCGGACCTGCTGCGTTCGAAATTTGTGTTAAGTTTTGTTATGGCATGGTTGTAACACTAAATGCATATAACGTTGTATCAGCACGCTGTGCGGCAGAGTATCTAGAGATGTTCGAGATCGTTGAAAAAGGGAATCTTGTTTACAAGATCGATGTTTTTCTTACTTCCAGCATTTTCCGAAGCTGGAAAGACTCGATCATCGTACTTCAGACAACTAAATCTCTTCTTCCATGGTCCGAGGAATTGAAAATTGTTAACCACTGCTTAGATTCGATAGCTAATAGAGCTTCGACCAACCCTTCAAAAGTCGACTTTTCATATGATTTTAATCGTAAGAAGCTCCTGTCCGAAAATGAAATCACCCTCCATTGGAATGGTGTGAAAAAACAGCAAACTGTGCCGAAAGACTGGTGGGTGGAAGACCTCTGTGAGCTTCATATAGATTTGTATAAGCGAGTTATAACTATTATTAAAGCTAAAGGAAGAATATCTGCAGAGGGGATCGGAGAATCACTAAAACATTACATTTTAAGAAGGGTGCCAGGTTTCAATAAGGGTGTTATCCAAGGTGGTGATGCCTTGAAGTGCCGGTACTTGGTTGATACCATTATATGGTTGCTTCCCTTGGAAAAAAACTCCATCTCTTGCGGTTTTTTGCTCAAGTTATTACACATGTCTTTAGAGCTAAATTGTGGAGAAACTGGAAGATGCGAGCTGATGCAAAGAATTGCATGCCAACTTGAAGAGGCATCTGTGGCTGATTTTCTAGTTTGTTCACCAAGTGGTGAGAGGACCACATACGATATAAATGTAGTACACGAGCTAGTTGAAAAGTTTTTAATGCTAGAACATAGCTCGCAGAGCCATTTCACAAGTGATCACGGGTACCCAGAGACATTTACCGGATGTAACTCAGATGCATCAAAGATGAAGGTGGCTAGATTAGTTGATGGCTATCTGGCCGAAGCTGCGAAAGATTCGTCATTGTCATTGTCTAGATTTGTCAATCTTTTTGAAATTGTTTCGAGCTTTCCAAGATCAACCCATGATGGAATATACCGGGCTATTGACATATTCATGAAG GAACACCCGGGGTTGAgcaaaagtgagaaaaagaaCATTTGCAGGTTAATGGACTGCAAGAAACTATCAGCGGACGCGTGTGCGCATGCTGTGCAAAATGAGAGGCTTCCTCTTCGAGTAGTTGTGCAGGTTCTTTTCTTTGACCAAACCAGAGCCGCAGCAGCAGCATCTGGCGGAAGCAGCACACCTGATTTACCAGGCTCTAGTAGGACTTTGCTCCCTGGCGAATCATACGAGAGCTCTAGTAGATCTGCAACAACCAACACAGACGAGGATTGGGATGGTGACCAGATGACAAAGGAACTCAAGGCTCTAAAGGAACCAGGAACGAAAGTGGGCCAAGTAACGGTACAGATGCAGAAAAACTTGCTCCCAAGAAGGTGA
- the LOC140828249 gene encoding cyclin-D5-1-like — protein sequence MEDTEISVSSLRCEEDESCLKEQGRYKDETLAFCSVSDTDCEHIAMLIHRETIFQSHSEDCPVKSDRKWLNSARLDAIKWILDTRARFGFQFGTAYLSLVYFDRFLSRKTIQDGMLWAIRLLSLVCLSLAAKMEESKPQALSKYRVNDYNFEGNMIQRMELLVLTTLEWRMCCVTPFAYLNYFIVKFCGELRHKELATRAAELTLLLMEEINVAEHRPSTVAAAAVLAAYDYGLTRNIVEIKINEVPSLEKDHTFSCYSLLQRIVVLKSKTPKTVITPYSWSTNSSSIDALDDDARMKSKAGINRRLNYTDVDEQSSLRKAS from the exons ATGGAGGACACTGAAATTTCAGTTTCTAGCCTTCGATGCGAAGAAGACGAGTCGTGTTTAAAGGAGCAGGGCCGTTACAAAGATGAAACCTTGGCTTTTTGTTCTGTTTCGGATACTGATTGCGAGCATATTGCAATGTTAATTCATAGAGAAACCATTTTTCAATCCCACAGCGAAGATTGTCCTGTAAAGAGTGACAGAAAATGGCTGAATTCTGCACGTTTGGATGCCATCAAATGGATTCTTGAT ACAAGGGCTCGTTTTGGATTCCAATTCGGCACTGCTTATTTATCACTGGTTTATTTTGATCGGTTCCTGTCGAGAAAAACGAttcag gATGGAATGTTGTGGGCAATTCGATTGCTATCACTTGTTTGCTTATCTTTGGCTGCAAAAATGGAGGAATCTAAACCACAGGCATTATCGAAATATCGTGTAAATGATTATAATTTCGAAGGAAATATGATTCAGAGAATGGAATTACTAGTCTTGACTACTTTGGAATGGAGGATGTGTTGTGTCACTCCTTTTGCTTATCTTAACTATTTCATCGTCAAGTTCTGTGGTGAACTTAGGCATAAGGAACTGGCAACTCGGGCTGCTGAATTAACCTTGCTTTTGATGGAAG AAATCAATGTAGCTGAACATCGACCATCCACCGTTGCAGCAGCAGCAGTTCTAGCAGCTTATGATTACGGATTAACAAGAAATATAGTTGAAATTAAGATAAATGAAGTTCCATCATTGGAAAAG GATCACACGTTTTCCTGTTATAGTCTCTTGCAGAGGATTGTGGTGTTAAAATCCAAGACCCCAAAAACAGTCATTACCCCATACTCGTGGTCTACTAATTCAAGCTCTATTGATGCTCTTGATGATGATGCAAGAATGAAGTCCAAGGCTGGCATTAATAGAAGGCTAAACTATACCGATGTTGATGAGCAGAGCTCTCTTCGAAAAGCTTCTTGA
- the LOC140826772 gene encoding uncharacterized protein, translating into MEKYKVGFFAMHGVGSAGNASSSVRTRKEKRLSYVLNDADDTKHCAGINCLAVSKSAIADGCDDLFTGSRDGTLKRWALAGDGATCSATFESHVDWVNDAVLTGGDTLVTATLRPSQIPNKAGNTNKTATLSGASNLSVLLTSIC; encoded by the exons ATGGAAAAATATAAAGTG GGATTCTTTGCAATGCATGGTGTTGGCAGTGCAGGGAATGCATCTAGTTCAGTTCGTACTCGCAAGGAAAAGAGGTTGTCATATGTGTTAAATGACGCAGATGATACAAAG CATTGTGCTGGCATAAACTGCTTGGCTGTATCAAAGTCAGCTATAGCAGATGGGTGTGATGATCTTTTCACTGGTAGCCGTGATGGCACATTAAAGAGATGGGCATTAGCTGGAGATGGTGCCACCTGTTCTGCTACGTTTGAGTCCCATGTTGATTGG GTCAATGATGCTGTTCTTACAGGTGGTGACACATTAGTGACAGCTACGCTGAGGCCCAGCCAAATACCAAACAAAGCAGGTAATACTAACAAGACTGCAACTTTAAGTGGCGCATCAAATCTATCTGTCCTGTTAACATCAATTTGTTAA
- the LOC140828250 gene encoding uncharacterized protein isoform X2 — MKGRLSRFADEIAREEKARVFAIRIDCSESRSIKEAFEGVLSLGFVEVLVYNAYHPTSWNPTNFADIRLDHFQKSLAVSTVGAFHCAQQVLPGMVARGRGTILFTGCSASLYGIAGFSDLCCGKFAMRGLAQCLAREFQPRGVHVAHVIIDGIVGAPRRRSSTSSVGELHGVVEDRSMDPDAVAQTYWQLHAQDRCAWTQEIDLRPT; from the exons ATGAAGG GTAGACTATCCAGATTTGCAGATGAAATAGCGAGAGAAGAGAAAGCGCGGGTATTCGCAATCCGAATCGACTGCTCGGAGTCTCGAAGCATAAAGGAGGCATTCGAGGGGGTTCTGTCTCTGGGTTTCGTGGAAGTTTTAGTATACAACGCTTACCATCCAACATCGTGGAACCCCACCAATTTCGCCGATATCAGACTCGATCACTTCCAAAAATCCCTCGCCGTCTCCACCGTCGGCGCATTCCACTGCGCCCAACAG GTACTTCCGGGCATGGTGGCTAGAGGAAGAGGGACGATTCTGTTCACCGGCTGCTCCGCTTCTCTTTACGGGATTGCTGGCTTCTCCGACTTAT GCTGTGGGAAGTTTGCGATGAGAGGGTTAGCTCAATGCCTCGCCAGAGAATTCCAGCCTCGGGGAGTACACGTTGCTCATGTCATCATCGACGGCATAGTCGGCGCCCCGAG GCGAAGATCCTCAACTTCTTCGGTCGGCGAGTTGCATGGAGTAGTAGAAGACAGGTCGATGGACCCAGACGCAGTTGCTCAAACATATTGGCAACTGCACGCTCAGGACCGATGTGCCTGGACCCAAGAAATCGACCTTCGACCCACCTGA
- the LOC140826464 gene encoding ATP-dependent RNA helicase eIF4A isoform X2, with protein MDSSESSLSTPPSPPSSFSPQRHFYLAVDRLQFKLETLVDLLGMLGRRPWLPVVVCCSTRDELDAVCSNVSNLSSYVNISSLYSDLSEVERAQILDNFRLTTGRWNRMGKDEIDRDEGKEEERKSNVIVVTDACLPLIGSGESPVSARILINYELPSKKETYTRRMATCLSSDGIVINMVVGGEVVILKTIEETSGLVIAEMPIHVCDFI; from the exons ATGGATTCCTCGGAATCATCTCTGTCCACCCCTCCTTCGCCACCGTCTTCTTTCAG CCCGCAGCGCCACTTCTACCTCGCCGTAGACAGACTTCAATTCAAGCTG GAAACCCTAGTGGATCTTTTGGGGATGCTTGGGCGGCGGCCTTGGCTTCCAGTGGTAGTTTGCTGCAGCACACGTGATGAACTCGACGCTGTTTGCTCCAATGTCTCTAATCTTTCGTCCTACGTCAACATTTCCTCTTTG TACAGTGATCTTTCTGAAGTAGAGAGGGCGCAGATTCTAGATAACTTCAGACTGACAACAGGGAGGTGGAATAGAATGGGAAAAGATGAGATTGATAGAGATGAAGGAAAGGAAGAGGAGAGAAAGTCGAATGTGATTGTTGTTACCGATGCCTGCCTTCCGCTCATTGGCTCGGGGGAGTCACCTGTTAGCGCTCGCATTCTGATCAATTATGAGCTGCCATCAAAGAAG GAGACATATACTAGGCGCATGGCCACATGCTTATCATCAG ATGGCATTGTGATCAACATGGTCGTCGGGGGAGAAGTTGTGATTCTTAAAACCATTGAAGAAACCAGTGGTCTGGTCATAGCTGAAATGCCTATACacgtatgtgattttatatgA
- the LOC140828250 gene encoding uncharacterized protein isoform X1 produces MRNMTSSASPKGIAAIVGVGAKLGRSIARKFAHEGYTVAILSRDLGQLSRFADEIAREEKARVFAIRIDCSESRSIKEAFEGVLSLGFVEVLVYNAYHPTSWNPTNFADIRLDHFQKSLAVSTVGAFHCAQQVLPGMVARGRGTILFTGCSASLYGIAGFSDLCCGKFAMRGLAQCLAREFQPRGVHVAHVIIDGIVGAPRRRSSTSSVGELHGVVEDRSMDPDAVAQTYWQLHAQDRCAWTQEIDLRPT; encoded by the exons ATGCGTAACATGACAAGCTCAGCCTCGCCGAAAGGCATCGCGGCCATAGTAGGCGTGGGGGCCAAGCTCGGACGGTCCATCGCCCGGAAATTCGCGCATGAAGGGTACACTGTCGCCATTCTATCCCGCGACCTAGGCCA ACTATCCAGATTTGCAGATGAAATAGCGAGAGAAGAGAAAGCGCGGGTATTCGCAATCCGAATCGACTGCTCGGAGTCTCGAAGCATAAAGGAGGCATTCGAGGGGGTTCTGTCTCTGGGTTTCGTGGAAGTTTTAGTATACAACGCTTACCATCCAACATCGTGGAACCCCACCAATTTCGCCGATATCAGACTCGATCACTTCCAAAAATCCCTCGCCGTCTCCACCGTCGGCGCATTCCACTGCGCCCAACAG GTACTTCCGGGCATGGTGGCTAGAGGAAGAGGGACGATTCTGTTCACCGGCTGCTCCGCTTCTCTTTACGGGATTGCTGGCTTCTCCGACTTAT GCTGTGGGAAGTTTGCGATGAGAGGGTTAGCTCAATGCCTCGCCAGAGAATTCCAGCCTCGGGGAGTACACGTTGCTCATGTCATCATCGACGGCATAGTCGGCGCCCCGAG GCGAAGATCCTCAACTTCTTCGGTCGGCGAGTTGCATGGAGTAGTAGAAGACAGGTCGATGGACCCAGACGCAGTTGCTCAAACATATTGGCAACTGCACGCTCAGGACCGATGTGCCTGGACCCAAGAAATCGACCTTCGACCCACCTGA
- the LOC140826464 gene encoding ATP-dependent RNA helicase eIF4A isoform X1 — protein MDSSESSLSTPPSPPSSFSPQRHFYLAVDRLQFKLETLVDLLGMLGRRPWLPVVVCCSTRDELDAVCSNVSNLSSYVNISSLYSDLSEVERAQILDNFRLTTGRWNRMGKDEIDRDEGKEEERKSNVIVVTDACLPLIGSGESPVSARILINYELPSKKETYTRRMATCLSSDGIVINMVVGGEVVILKTIEETSGLVIAEMPIHIFELM, from the exons ATGGATTCCTCGGAATCATCTCTGTCCACCCCTCCTTCGCCACCGTCTTCTTTCAG CCCGCAGCGCCACTTCTACCTCGCCGTAGACAGACTTCAATTCAAGCTG GAAACCCTAGTGGATCTTTTGGGGATGCTTGGGCGGCGGCCTTGGCTTCCAGTGGTAGTTTGCTGCAGCACACGTGATGAACTCGACGCTGTTTGCTCCAATGTCTCTAATCTTTCGTCCTACGTCAACATTTCCTCTTTG TACAGTGATCTTTCTGAAGTAGAGAGGGCGCAGATTCTAGATAACTTCAGACTGACAACAGGGAGGTGGAATAGAATGGGAAAAGATGAGATTGATAGAGATGAAGGAAAGGAAGAGGAGAGAAAGTCGAATGTGATTGTTGTTACCGATGCCTGCCTTCCGCTCATTGGCTCGGGGGAGTCACCTGTTAGCGCTCGCATTCTGATCAATTATGAGCTGCCATCAAAGAAG GAGACATATACTAGGCGCATGGCCACATGCTTATCATCAG ATGGCATTGTGATCAACATGGTCGTCGGGGGAGAAGTTGTGATTCTTAAAACCATTGAAGAAACCAGTGGTCTGGTCATAGCTGAAATGCCTATACac ATCTTTGAGCTGATGTGA